From the genome of Croceibacterium atlanticum:
TCTGGAGGAAATCGGTAACGGCGCGCGGCTTGAAGATCATCTTCTGCCGCTGGAGGCGGGGCTGGACGGTATCCCGGCCCTTACCCTCGACCCGGAGAGCGCGCAGGCGGCCCGTCAGGGTCGGATCCTTTCCGGAATGCCCCTTTCCGATGGGCACTATTTCGCCAAGACGGGGGATGTGCCCGTGGCGTTGATGGAATTGTCGGATGGGACGGCCAGGGTCGTCAGGGGTTTCAATTGTCAGGATACCGCGGAGTGAAATGAATGTCGGTTACCGCCGAAAAGAAGACTGAAATCATCAAGGACAATGCGCGCGTTTCGGGCGACACGGGTTCCCCGGAAGTGCAGGTCGCAATCCTGACCGAACGTATTCGTAACCTGACGGAACACTTCAAGGACCACCACAAGGATAACCATTCCCGCCGTGGTCTGCTGATGATGGTCAACAAGCGTCGCAACTTGCTGGCCTATCTGAAGAAGAAGGACGTGCAGCGTTACAACGACCTGATCCAGAAGCTGGGTCTGCGTAAGTGATCTGAATGCTTCGGCCCGCCTCTGGCGGGCCGTTTCGCATTCGTATCCCGCTGATGCGGGGCCGGGGCGAAAGAATGCTCTGGAAACTGGATTTCCGCTTTCGCGGGAATGAAAAATCGGGGTGCAGCTCGCAATTCGGCGAGTGTCGCCTTGGGGCGAGACAAAATGCCCCACACCGGACCGGGACGGTATCCCCGGCAGTAAACCCCGCCGGCAATAGGGCCCGCGGGCAAAAGGAAATAGAATGTTCGACACGAAAACCGTATCGCTGGAGTGGGGCGGAAAGACCCTCACTCTGGAAACCGGGCGTATCGCCCGTCAGGCCGATGGCGCCGTTCTGGCGACCTATGGCGAAACCGTGGTGCTGTGCGCCGTCACCGCCGCGAAGAGTGTGAAGGAAGGCCAGGATTTCTTCCCGCTGACCGTCCACTATCAGGAAAAATTCTCCTCCGCCGGCCGTATCCCGGGCGGCTTCTTCAAGCGTGAGCGCGGTGCGACCGAAAAGGAAACGCTGACCAGCCGCCTGATCGACCGTCCGATCCGCCCGCTTTTCCCTGAAGGTTTCTATAACGAAATCAACGTGATCTGCCAGGTCCTGTCCTATGATGGCGAGACTGAGGCGGATATCGTTGCGATGATCGCCGCTTCCGCTGCGCTGACCATTTCCGGCGTGCCCTTCATGGGGCCGATCGGTGCCTGCCGCGTGGGCTTCGTCGATGGCGAATATGTCCTCAACCCGCAGCAGTCCGCCGCGCTGGAAGAAGGCCGGCTCGACCTGATCGTCGCCGCCACTCAGGATGCGGTGATGATGGTCGAATCCGAAGCGAAGGAACTGACCGAGGAAGAGATGCTCGGCGCGGTCATGTTCGCGCATGAGGAATCGAAGAAGGTCATCGGCGCGATCATCGATCTGGCTGAACAGGCCGCCAAGGAACCGTGGGAACTCGACACGAGCGACGATGGCTCCGCCATGAAGGCCGAGATCAAGGGGCTGATCGGTGACGATATCGCCGCCGCCTACAAGCTGACTGACAAGTCGGCCCGTTCGGACGCGCTCAATGCCGCCCGCGCGAAGGTGAAGGAACATTATGCCGAGGCCGACGGCCGGACCGGCATGACCGCGATCAAGCTGACCAAGAAGCTGGAAGCCGAAATCGTGCGCACCGCCATCCTGAAAGAGGGCAAGCGTATCGACGGGCGCAAGCTGGACCAGGTCCGCCCGATAGAAAGCATGGTCGGCTTCCTGCCGCGCACCCATGGTTCGGCACTGTTCACCCGCGGTGAAACGCAGGCGATCTGCACCACCACGCTGGGCACCAAGGACAGCGAGCAGATGATCGACGGCCTCGACGGCCTGACTTATCAGAGCTTCATGCTGCACTATAACTTCCCGCCCTATTCGGTTGGCGAAGTTGGCCGTTTCGGCGCCCCCGGCCGCCGCGAGATCGGCCATGGCAAGCTGGCATGGCGTGCGCTGCACCCGGTCCTGCCGAGCAAGGATGACTTCCCCTACACGATCCGCATCCTGTCCGACATCACCGAGTCCAACGGCTCGTCCTCGATGGCGACGGTTTGCGGCGGCTGCCTGTCCATGATGGATGCCGGCGTGCCGATCGAACGCCCGGTTTCGGGCATCGCGATGGGCCTGATCCTGGAAGGCGATGAATTCGCCGTCCTGTCCGACATCCTGGGTGACGAAGATCACCTGGGCGACATGGACTTCAAGGTCGCTGGTAGCGAAGCGGGCATCACCAGCCTGCAGATGGACATCAAGATCGCCGGCATCACCAAGGAAATCATGGCCAAGGCGCTGGAACAGGCCAAGGCCGGCCGCGCGCATATCCTGGGTGAGATGACCAAGGCGCTGGGCACTGCCCGCACCGAACTGTCCGCCCATGCGCCGCGTATTGAAACGATGCAGATCGACAAGTCGAAGATCCGCGACGTTATCGGCACCGGCGGCAAGGTCATCCGCGAAATCGTGGCGGAAACCGGCGCCAAGGTGGATATTGACGATGAGGGCGTGATCAAGATCAGCTCTTCCGACCTCAGCCAGATCGAAGCCGCGAAGAAGTGGATCGAAGGCATCGTCGAAGAAGCCGAAGTCGGCAAGATCTACACCGGCAAGGTGGTGAACATCGTCGATTTCGGCGCGTTCGTGAACTTCATGGGTGGCAAGGACGGCCTCGTCCATGTTTCCGAAATGAAGAACGAACGGGTCGAGAAGCCGACCGATGTCGTGTCCGAAGGCCAGGAAGTGAAGGTCAAGGTTCTGGAGATCGACAATCGCGGCAAGGTCCGCCTGTCGATGCGCGTCGTGGATCAGGAAACCGGCGAAGAGCTGGAAGATACCCGCCCGCCGCGTGAACCTCGCGAACCCCGTGGGGATCGTGGTGATCGTGGCGGCCGTGGCGGTGGAGATCGCCGCGGTGGCCGTGGCGGCCGCGGTGGCCCCCGTCGCGATCGCGGCGAAGGCGGCGGCAAGGAAGGGGGCAATCCCGATCACATGCCAGCCTTCCTGAAGGACGACTGATAGAGATCAAGCTGCCCCCGCGCCGAATAATCGGTGCGGGGGTTTTGCTTTCCGTACTGGAGAGGAGGGGGCCGCGGGGGCTGAAAATCCCGCGGCCCTTTTTCCGTTTGGGGCGATGCTTTCGCCCGGTGGCAATTAAGCCTTGAGGCGCAGCTGGCCGAGATAATCCAGCTTGCCGACTGTCACGCCCTTGGCGCGCAGCACGCCGTAAGCGGTGGTGGCGTGGAAATAGAAATTGGGCCGGCTGAAGCTCATCAGGAATTCCTCTGCCGTGAAATCCAGCCGCTTCGGGCCGATTTCGAACCGCATGTCCTGACCGACAAAGCCTTCCATCTCGTCTTCGGTTACGCCGTTCAGGAACTCGATAGCCGCGTCCAGTTTCTCGCCCAGCGCGGCCAGCGTTGCGGGCGGCTCGCTCATATCAGGATTGAACACGCCCTTGCGGACGCCTTCGATGGCGCCCTGGCTGTGCACGGCCATGCTCTTTATCTGGTATTTGAAGGGCAGCATGTCCTCGATCAGGCAGGCATTGACCACCTCTTCCTCGTTCATGTGGCAGGATGCGGCCTTGTCCAGCCAACCCTTTCCGGCGCCCAGGATCTGGAGCCAGCCGGGGATGATTGCGGCATGTAGTGAAACGGTCATGGCAGTCCTCTGTCGGTTATCTCTGCGGGCCATAGACGACCCGGCGAGGCTCTGCCACACAGTGCAGTGAATTGCGGGAGAGAGATATGCCCATCGAAAGTTTCGACGGGAAAACGGCTTTCATCACCGGCGGTGCCAGCGGCATCGGGCTGGGCATCGCGCAAGTGCTGGTGGAACGCGGGGCGAAGGTCGTCCTTGCCGATCTCCGGCAGGATCATATCGATAATGCGCTGGCCCGGTTCGCCGGGGGCGGACAATCCAATGCCGTCAGCGCGCTTCAGCTCGATGTCACCAATCGCGAAGCCTATCGCGAGGCGGCGGCCAGGATGCAGAAGGAATTCGGCGGGATAGATATATTGGTGAACAATGCCGGTGTCGGGCTGGAAGGGCCGATACTGGAAGCCACCTATGCCGATTACGATTTTGGTTTCGGCGTGAATGTCGGCGGCGTGATCAACGGCTTTATCGAATTTCTTCCGCAGATGGTTGCCCATGGCCGGGGCGGGCATATCGTTTCCACTGCCAGCCTGGCCGCCGAAGTGGTGATGCCGCCCCATCTGGCGATCTACGCCGCCAGCAAGGCCGCCGTGTGCCATTATTGCGAAGCGGTGAAGCCGGAACTGATGGAAAAGGGCATCGGCGTATCAATCCTGCTGCCGGGCCCGGTCAAATCCAATATCCATGAAACGCAGCAGAACCGGCCCGCGCACCTGCTTGAAGGAAGTGGGTTCAAGGATAGCGAGAAGAAGCTGTCCCGCCGGATCGTGGGTGAAAACTGGATGGAGCCGGAAGAGGCCGGAATGCTGGTGGCTGACGGCATTCTTGCCAACCAGACCTACATAATCACCCATGGCTTCTACAAGGATGCCATGCGGGCGCGGGCGCAGGCCGTGCTGGGGGCCACACCGGACAAGGTCGAGGATGCGCCCGATTTCGGCAGGTTCCGGGAAGAGGATGGATAGGCCGATGGAGGTTCTGGCCGGCAAGGTAGGCTTCATCACCGGCGGCGCCAGCGGAATCGGGCTGGGCATGGCCCGCGCATTCTTGGAAGAAGGGATGAAAGTGGTCCTGGCCGATTGGAGCGAGGAGCATATCGCCGCGGCGAAAGAGGGGCTTTCCGGCAATAATGCGGTGCATTTCGTGCGTGCAGACGTGGCCGATCGCGAAAGCATGCGGGCAGCCGCGGCGGAAGCGCTGGAGGTGTTCGGCAAGATCCACGTCCTGTGCAACAATGCCGGGGTGAATGGCGGCGGCAAGGCGGGCGATCCCGATTTCGAGGAATGGGACCGCGCCATGTCGGTCAATCTCGGCGGGGTGATAAACGGCACCAAGATCATCGTCCCGATCATCCGCGAACAGGGTGAAGGCGGCCATGTCATCAACACCAGTTCCATGGCGGGCATTGTCCCGCTGCCCAATCTGGGTGCCTATTCCACGTCGAAATATGCCGTGCGCGGTTTCTCGGAGAGTTTGCGCCTGCAACTGGCAAGGCAGGGTATCGGCGTATCCTGCCTGTTTCCCGGCGCCACGCGCACGGCGATCGTGCCCTTGCCGGAAGATAATCCCGGCACGGTGGATGAAGAGAACGCGCCCCAATTCCTGAAGAATCTCTGGCAGGCGATGCGCGAAGCGATTGATCCCTTCGATACGGGCAAGGCCGTGGTGGAAGCGATCAGGGAAAACCGGTTCTACATCTTCACCAATCGCGAATTTCTGGAAGAGGTAAGGCAGCGCCATCGCGAGATAGAGGATGCCTTCCCGATCCAGGATCCGCCGCCCGGAAGAATCCGGTTCGAGAGTGAGCGGGCGGAAAATGGTTCGCAATCTGATGGCGCCGGGCAATCGCCCCGTGCCGGAACGGCGCGGATAGGGCGTGGAAGCGGGCCCCCCATGCGGTGGCGGCGCAGCGCCGGGGCACGGCCCATCCCGTCAGGATGGGGGAGTTTTCCGCATGACTAAGCCGGCGCCGCTTGTCTTTTTCGACATTGCCGCTTTCGATCTCGCTGCCCAGCGCCGTTTCTACAGCGAATTGTTTGGCTGGGAAATCGGCGAGGACGGCCGTTTCTCCATCCCGGCGCATGATCCGGTTTCGGCCAGCTTGCGGGTCGAACAGCCCGGTGCTGCGCCGGTGGCGGAAAAAGTGCTCTATTTCGGTGTGGAGGACATTACCGCCGTGCAGGAAAGGGCGGTCGAACTGGGCGGTGCTGTCGGCTTCCCGCGCATGGTGGTGCCCGGCGTCGTGATCCTGGGGATGCTGGTCGATCCGGCAGGCAACCGCGTGGGCGTCGTGGAAATCAGCGATGGAGAAGTGGTGGTGCCTTCGCTGCCGGAAGGCTGACCGCAAGAATATACACAAGCCGGGAAACACCGGCAGGGAGAGGGTGAGATATGAAGACGACTTTCAGCGACGCTTTGTCGCGCATCAGCGTTCAGCCATTTCAGTGGCTGACCGTGGCGGTCTGCATGCTGATCCTGGTGGCGGATGGGATGGACCTGCAATTGCTGGGCATCGTGGCGCCGCTGGTGATGGAAAGCTTCGGCACGGACAGCACCACATTCGGCTGGGCAATGGGCGCGGCCCTGGTCGGTTTCGGCATCGGATCATGGGCCGGGGGGCAACTGGGCGACGGGATCGGGCGGCGCTGGACCCTGGCGATTGCCGCGCTGGTCTTCTCATTGGCGACAGTGGGCGCAGGCACGGCCACGGATGTGTGGCAAATGGCCGGATGGCGGCTGGTCGGCGGGCTGGGCTTCGGCGCGGCCTATGCCAATGCGCTGGCCATGGCAGGCGAATGGTTGCCTGATCGCTGGCGCCCGGTCACGGTCAGCACGCTTTCGGTCGGCACGCCCATCGGCGGCACGATCGTTGGCTGGATCGGCCCGGATCTTGCCGCTGCGCATGGCTGGGAAGGGACTTTTGTCCGCATCGGCCTCGCCACCATGGTTCTGGTGCTGATCATCGCCGCCGCCTTGCGCGACAGCCCGTCCTTCC
Proteins encoded in this window:
- the rpsO gene encoding 30S ribosomal protein S15, translated to MSVTAEKKTEIIKDNARVSGDTGSPEVQVAILTERIRNLTEHFKDHHKDNHSRRGLLMMVNKRRNLLAYLKKKDVQRYNDLIQKLGLRK
- a CDS encoding SDR family NAD(P)-dependent oxidoreductase — protein: MPIESFDGKTAFITGGASGIGLGIAQVLVERGAKVVLADLRQDHIDNALARFAGGGQSNAVSALQLDVTNREAYREAAARMQKEFGGIDILVNNAGVGLEGPILEATYADYDFGFGVNVGGVINGFIEFLPQMVAHGRGGHIVSTASLAAEVVMPPHLAIYAASKAAVCHYCEAVKPELMEKGIGVSILLPGPVKSNIHETQQNRPAHLLEGSGFKDSEKKLSRRIVGENWMEPEEAGMLVADGILANQTYIITHGFYKDAMRARAQAVLGATPDKVEDAPDFGRFREEDG
- a CDS encoding VOC family protein gives rise to the protein MTKPAPLVFFDIAAFDLAAQRRFYSELFGWEIGEDGRFSIPAHDPVSASLRVEQPGAAPVAEKVLYFGVEDITAVQERAVELGGAVGFPRMVVPGVVILGMLVDPAGNRVGVVEISDGEVVVPSLPEG
- a CDS encoding SDR family oxidoreductase: MDRPMEVLAGKVGFITGGASGIGLGMARAFLEEGMKVVLADWSEEHIAAAKEGLSGNNAVHFVRADVADRESMRAAAAEALEVFGKIHVLCNNAGVNGGGKAGDPDFEEWDRAMSVNLGGVINGTKIIVPIIREQGEGGHVINTSSMAGIVPLPNLGAYSTSKYAVRGFSESLRLQLARQGIGVSCLFPGATRTAIVPLPEDNPGTVDEENAPQFLKNLWQAMREAIDPFDTGKAVVEAIRENRFYIFTNREFLEEVRQRHREIEDAFPIQDPPPGRIRFESERAENGSQSDGAGQSPRAGTARIGRGSGPPMRWRRSAGARPIPSGWGSFPHD
- the pnp gene encoding polyribonucleotide nucleotidyltransferase, with protein sequence MFDTKTVSLEWGGKTLTLETGRIARQADGAVLATYGETVVLCAVTAAKSVKEGQDFFPLTVHYQEKFSSAGRIPGGFFKRERGATEKETLTSRLIDRPIRPLFPEGFYNEINVICQVLSYDGETEADIVAMIAASAALTISGVPFMGPIGACRVGFVDGEYVLNPQQSAALEEGRLDLIVAATQDAVMMVESEAKELTEEEMLGAVMFAHEESKKVIGAIIDLAEQAAKEPWELDTSDDGSAMKAEIKGLIGDDIAAAYKLTDKSARSDALNAARAKVKEHYAEADGRTGMTAIKLTKKLEAEIVRTAILKEGKRIDGRKLDQVRPIESMVGFLPRTHGSALFTRGETQAICTTTLGTKDSEQMIDGLDGLTYQSFMLHYNFPPYSVGEVGRFGAPGRREIGHGKLAWRALHPVLPSKDDFPYTIRILSDITESNGSSSMATVCGGCLSMMDAGVPIERPVSGIAMGLILEGDEFAVLSDILGDEDHLGDMDFKVAGSEAGITSLQMDIKIAGITKEIMAKALEQAKAGRAHILGEMTKALGTARTELSAHAPRIETMQIDKSKIRDVIGTGGKVIREIVAETGAKVDIDDEGVIKISSSDLSQIEAAKKWIEGIVEEAEVGKIYTGKVVNIVDFGAFVNFMGGKDGLVHVSEMKNERVEKPTDVVSEGQEVKVKVLEIDNRGKVRLSMRVVDQETGEELEDTRPPREPREPRGDRGDRGGRGGGDRRGGRGGRGGPRRDRGEGGGKEGGNPDHMPAFLKDD
- a CDS encoding DUF1993 domain-containing protein, coding for MTVSLHAAIIPGWLQILGAGKGWLDKAASCHMNEEEVVNACLIEDMLPFKYQIKSMAVHSQGAIEGVRKGVFNPDMSEPPATLAALGEKLDAAIEFLNGVTEDEMEGFVGQDMRFEIGPKRLDFTAEEFLMSFSRPNFYFHATTAYGVLRAKGVTVGKLDYLGQLRLKA